Genomic window (Marinifilum sp. JC120):
AGCCAGTTTTCCGGCGACTCGGATAGTTGATATGGCCAGAATGGTCTCAGGAGCAATCTTCTTGTTCACCTTACCGAACTTTTCAAGAGCTTCGTGAACAGAACGAACCAGAGCCTCGGTGGTATGCTCTTCAGCGGGCAGATCGTCCACCCTATCAAGATTTACCAGCGGAAAATTCTCACCGAAAACAACCTCGTCAGATTCAGGATTCCAGCGGGCACGGTACATCCCTTCAAAGAGCACTTTGATAGTGCCGTCCGGGAGCCTGAGCATCTGCAAGATCTTGCTGACTGTCCCAACCCGGAATAGATCTTCCGGCTCGGGTTTTTCTTTTTCGGGAAACTCCTGAGTGACCAGAAAGATTTTCTTATCATAATCGGCAATAGCCTCTTCAATCGCCTTGATTGAAGATTCACGACCAACAAAAAGAGGCACTATGGAACGCGGGAACATTACAACTTCCCGCAGTGACATCATCGGAAGAATATTTTGTTCAGCGGACTCATTGCCACCTTCTAAAACTGTGGACGACATGTATCCTCCTGCTTTTAACCCGGAAACGTCTTTAAACCAAACGAGAACAAACACTACGTCCGCTCACAGGATGGACACCTAATCAGGTAAAAAAGTTATTTTAGCACGTCGGTTAAATGAATAACCGTAACGATTAAATTTCAAAAAAAGATAAAACTGATAACTCTACAGAAACATGTAATAATACCTGCATTCGTTTTGTCAAACTACAAACTGATATTAATTACATTATATATAAGAATAAGCCGCTGCCGGAAACCACAATACCTATCGGAGTATATTCGGAATTAATTACCCTTAACCTGAAGGAGGTAGCCGGACAGGCAACGAGACGACAAACTTTGTCCAATTCCCAAGAGAAGAAGAAACTACCAGATTTCCTTTATGTAAATCGGATATAATAAAATATGAAATGGCCAATCCAAGCCCGGTTCCCTCACCTACTTTCTTGGTGGTATAAAAAGGTTCAAAAATACGCTTGCGCTCAGATTTATCAAGCCCCTGCCCGTTATCTTCAATTTCAATATTAACATAACCGTCCTGCTCATACACTCGCAAAATAAATTTCGATCCTCCAGTCTCATATTGCTTAGCATTCATGGACTGGGCACTATTCTTCAACAGATTCAAAAAAACCTGCTGAATCTCGCTGCCTTCACAAAACACAGTAGCTATATCAGGGGCATATTCACGAACAATTTCAATCTTTTTAAAATCATACTTAGTAGAAAGATCATATTCATTGCCAGCAAGTTCAATTGTACTGTCCAAAAGAATTGAAAGATCATGCTGTCTAAAGTTATCCTGATTCTTGCGGCTGAAACTAAGCATGTTTTTAACTATTTTTCCTGCACGGTCCACCGCCTCGGTAATTCCATTGATAATTTTAGGAATTCCCCGGTCATCCATATAGGCATGCAATTCATCAAGATCTAAATTTCTACCATCAGCAGCCTTTTGATTTGCTGAAAGATCACTTAAGACACGCCTTGATATATTCTGGGCCCCCTGTGCAATGATCCCCAATGGGTTATTAATTTCATGAGCCATGCCTGCTGCAAGTCCACCCACGGAAAGCATTTTCTCATTTTGAACCAGCATATCTTCCAACCCGACACGTTCTGTAACATCTTCAATCTGGACAACAATACCGTCTTGTTCACCAGCCGAAAGAGGATAGATCATTATATCATCGTAAAGAAGATTTCCACCTTGCCTGCGCGCAACTCTAGGATCAGTCCATACCTTACGGTTACGCAAGGATTCCCTAACATGCTCCATATACGGAATCAGGCGTGGAAAAACATCAGCAACCTGCTTTCCTACAGCCTGTTCATCACTAATGCCGGCTACCTCTGAAGCCTTCTTGTTCCAGCGGGCCACCTGCCCTTCACGATTGAGGACAATCAGAATAAATGGCATGGAATCAATTATACTTTTCAATTGGTTACGAAGAAGTCTAATTTCCTCAAGTGAACTTTTCAATTCAGTAATATCAGTGTGCGTGCCGATCATACGCACAGCTTTCCCGGACTCATCCCTTTCTACAGCATTGCCACGTCCAAGAATCCACAGCCATTTGCCTTCCCGGTTTTGCATACGAAATTCGACTTCAAAATTCTCTATTTCATTATTGATGCACTTATTGTTTTTAGCAAAAGCTCGCTCCCGGTCATCAACATGAATAAGATCCAACCATGACTCAACATGCGATGGAAACTCATTTTCTCCATAACCGAGCATGGCTTTATATCCTGGGCTGTAATAAACATCATCAGTTTTAATATTCCAATCCCAGACTCCATCCTTATTGGCTGTCATAGCCAGAGCAAACCGTTCTTTACTCTTACGAACCATTTCCTGAGTCCGGCGCAACTTTATATAAGCCATGGATAAGGCAATGGAAAAAACAAGCAACACAGCAATAATAAACAGCCCGGTGAGAATCTCAATTCGATGCGCGCCCCATACAGACTCAGACTCATT
Coding sequences:
- a CDS encoding PAS domain S-box protein, with product MKKILIVIVMALSVFIFFCPDVSSAKSRVLLVSSYHPGFPTFFKQIDGLKSVLDPAGVHLDVEFMDSKRFMDKKNLSAFRRLLKQKLASLDKYDVVVTSNDNALNFVLKNQDDLLSGIPIVFCGVNDQPLARSMNTNENITGIIEAVSMRENIQAVSELIPGVRTVYLLVDSTPTGQADLRHVYSLADEFPEIKFVEIPLKRMTWAEMEDVLGRLPENSAVLLLSAYRDKAGVAKAFDEGLLEIVSSSSRPVFHIYEHGIGAGIIGGKVISHYEQGVIAGRIALDVLNGTPVKDIPVVEGVDANKYIFDRIVLDRFKVRDSDLPADSLIVNESESVWGAHRIEILTGLFIIAVLLVFSIALSMAYIKLRRTQEMVRKSKERFALAMTANKDGVWDWNIKTDDVYYSPGYKAMLGYGENEFPSHVESWLDLIHVDDRERAFAKNNKCINNEIENFEVEFRMQNREGKWLWILGRGNAVERDESGKAVRMIGTHTDITELKSSLEEIRLLRNQLKSIIDSMPFILIVLNREGQVARWNKKASEVAGISDEQAVGKQVADVFPRLIPYMEHVRESLRNRKVWTDPRVARRQGGNLLYDDIMIYPLSAGEQDGIVVQIEDVTERVGLEDMLVQNEKMLSVGGLAAGMAHEINNPLGIIAQGAQNISRRVLSDLSANQKAADGRNLDLDELHAYMDDRGIPKIINGITEAVDRAGKIVKNMLSFSRKNQDNFRQHDLSILLDSTIELAGNEYDLSTKYDFKKIEIVREYAPDIATVFCEGSEIQQVFLNLLKNSAQSMNAKQYETGGSKFILRVYEQDGYVNIEIEDNGQGLDKSERKRIFEPFYTTKKVGEGTGLGLAISYFIISDLHKGNLVVSSSLGNWTKFVVSLPVRLPPSG